Genomic segment of Cottoperca gobio chromosome 6, fCotGob3.1, whole genome shotgun sequence:
tatatttaggccaaagcatataagacctattgtttctatattgtgaaataagtgtgtaggacaaagtaccaataaagtacagtgtttccctgcgcttattaattattaaaagcaTTGCACTGTTTCCAGTACAAAGGACAGTAGAAGTGGAACTCCTTGTCCGTTAACATAACTTCCAGTTTCAACAGTCAAAGCTAAAATACCAGATCTCCACTGAGCACATTGAGATCTTTGCTTTTTAGACAAATTATACACAACATAACTCTTTATGCCATATTCAGCGTTTATCGTCATATAGTCCTGATATAATCAGCCTACTGCCCTGGGCAGACAGATTCTCTAAATAAACCAATATTGAgcttttttgttattaaaaaaaactgaaaagcttcatacaacttttttttaacataagCAGCAACATCTGGAAACACACATCATCTGGAGATGGTTCCCCTTAAAATGACCTTGTGGGGACCCGGTTTTTTGTCCCCAGAGGAAAGGTGAGTCCCCACAATGTTGGAACAGGTTGTTGTTTTCACAATgttatggacacacacacacacacacacacacacacatatacacacagtttCTGGTCAGATGGGGTGACATTAGCTGCCCTATCACATCCTCAGTGTGAGGAGTTGCAGTGGGTGAGCTGGGAGCCGGAGGTTGGTGGGGTTTGGGGGGTTTCTCTACCATTGTCGGGCGCACATTGAGACCTGTTGGCACGCCGGCCAGCAGCTTACCACCACAAGGCTGCTGGGAGCCACAAAGGGCCACGACGGAGTGAGAGTCGAGCCGGGTGAACGTCACCAACACCCGCCCTGTACATCTGCGCCGGGCCAGTTTTACTCTAAAACCCCCCCTCCTCCGCATCGTTCACcgactcttttcttttctctcagttATATTCTGCAGCAGGAGAAAGGACGGGCTTTTGTAGTGGCCCATAgtgtcacacagacacaagacCTGAGGCTGCCAGTCGTCAAATGGAAGCTCTCTCTGGGCCTTTCACAGCGCTCACTTTGCTCATGTCGACTTGGGGAAAGAGGGGGAAACTCTTATTTTAGCACGTGAAAGGCTCCAGACGGGGACATGAAGGCTGGCTCTTCACATCAGACACAATTGACTTTGAAAGCCGATGTTTCTCTGAGAGTAGTAGAGAGTGTTTGCCGGGATGTTGGCATCatgttttaattgaatttgaCTGTCAGTAGGTCTCAAAGGGGCCCAAATAAGCTTATTATGAAAACGCTCCTCTGAGATCATGCTGAAGAACACCAGggacacacaagaggaaaagaaaggttGAATGGCTTTTATATGCATCTGAAATCATTCTTGGTATTTCAAACATTTGCACAAATAAAtgtcaatacatttttttttttttttaagaaaagaaagacagacggaATGGATGTTATAGGATAAGGCTGACAACATTCTACAGTCAGAGCAGTGCAGATgtccaggagtgtgtgtgtgtgtgtgtgtgtgtgtaagatgaTTTATGTAAAGTAAAGCTTCACAGGTGAGTCGTGTTTGAGCAGGTGATATTAACACTAAAGCAGTTAGAGAATAAATGAGAGCTGAGGACGCCCTCTGGTGGAGTTTATGAAGAACTGCAGCCTGATGCATATTCTTCATTAAAAACTACGTCACCAGTCTGATACTGGAACAAATAACATGAATGCATGAGTGGAAAAAAACTCTCCTTCATTTATGCATGGaaataaaagttataaaaacaataacacatgactcacagagagacagagagatggagcaaCACTGAGAGGAGCTGTAGGGCACATGTcctgaaatgaaagtgaaagtttgtctctaaagacgagtctctctgtttgtctctaaagatgtgtctctctgtttgtctttaaagacgtgtctctctgtttgtctctaaagacgtgtctctctgtttgtctctaaagacgagtctttctgtttgtctctaaagacgtgtctctctgtttgtctctaaagacgagtctttctgtttgtctctaaagacgtgtctctctgtttgtccctAAAGACaagtctttctgtttgtctctaaagacgtgtctctctgtttgtttctaaagacgtgtgtctctgtttgtctctaaagacgagtctctctgtttgtttctaaagacgtgtgtctctgtttgtctctaaagacgagTCTCTCTGTTTAGGTTCTCTAAAGAcgagtctctctgtttgtctctaaaaacgtgtctctctgtttgtctctaaagacgtgtctctctgtttgtctctaaagacgtgtctctctgtttgtctctaaagacaagtctttctgtttgtctctaaagacgtgtctctctgtttgtttctaaagacgtgtgtctctgtttgtctctaaagacgagtctctctgtttgtttctaaagacgtgtgtctctgtttgtctctaaagacgagtctctctgtttgtctctaaagacgagtctctctgttgtctctaaagacgagtctttctgtttgtctctaaagacgagtctctctgtttgtctctaaagacgtgtttctctctttgtctctaaagacgagtctctctgtttgtctctaaagacgtgtctctctgttctctctaaagacgagtctctctgtttgtctctaaagacgagtctctctgtttgtctctaaagacgagtctctctgtttgtctctaaagacgagtctctctgtttgtctctaaagacgtgtctctctgttctctctaaagacgagtctctctgttctctctaaagacgagtctctctgtttgtctctaaagacgagtctctctgtatgtctctaaagacgtgtctctctgttctctctaaagacgagtctctctgtttgtctctaaagacgagtctctctgtttgtctctaaagacgagtctctttgttctctctaaagacgagtctctctgtttgtctctaaagacgagtctctctgtttgtctctaaagacgtgtctctctgtttgtctctaaagacgtgtctctctgttctctctaaagacgagtctctctgtttgtctctaaagacgagtctctctgtttgtctctaaagacgagtctctctgttctctctaaagacgagtctctctgtttgtctctaaagacgagtctctctgtttgtctctaaagacgagtctctctgttctctctaaagacgagtctctctgtttgtctctaaagacgtttctctctgttctctctaaAGAGgagtctctctgtatgtctctaaagacgtgtctctctgtttgtctctaaagacgagtctctctgtttgtctctaaagacgtgtctctctgttctctctaaagacgagtctctctgtttgtctctaaagacgtgtctctctgttctctctaaagacgagtctctctgtttgtctctaaagacgagtctctctgtttgtctctaaagacgagtctctctgtttgtctctaaagacgagtctctctgtttgtctctaaagacgtgtctctctgtttgtctctaaagacgtgtctctctgttctctctaaagacgagtctctctgtttgtctctaaagacgagtctctctgtttgtctctaaagacgagtctctctgtttgtctctaaagacgagtctctctgtttgtctctaaagacgtgtctctctgtttgtctctaaagacgtgtctctctgttctctctagAGACgagtctttctgtttgtctctaaagacgagtctctctgtttgtctctaaagacgtgtctctctgtttctctctaaagacgagtctctctgtttgtctctaaagacgagtctctctgttgtctctaaagacgagtctctctgtttgtctctaaagacgtgtctctctgtttgtctctaaagacgtgtctctctgttctctctaaagacgagtctctctgtttgtctctaaagacgtgtctctctgtttgtctctaaagacgagtctttctgtttgtctctaaagacgtgtctctctgtttgtctctaaagacgtgtctctctgtttgtctctaaagacagagtcttctgtttgtctctaaagacgtgtctctctgtttgtctctaaagacgatgtctctctgtttgtctctaaagacgtgtctctctgtttgtctctaaagacgtgtctttctgtttgtctctaaagacgtgtctctctgtttgtctctaaagacgagtctttctgtttgtctctaaagacgagtctctctgtttgtctctaaagacgtGTTTCTCTGTTTACATTTGACAACTTCTAGAAGTGTTCCACACTTTGGTCAGTAGTCCTGAATTTATAATCCTTTCCTCTCCAGAGGGGGGGGGCAACAGGGTCCAGTGTCCCTGTAACACTGAGTCTGGACCCACCTGTGCCCCCCTCCcgaagattgtacaataataaaaagtactgatttttgTGGGGATCCAGGCAGAggcgggactttattttgatgggcacaccatgcggaCAATCACATGggaggacagactaggatcataccattatgtgacagaaggaaggggggcagacgctccacagacagcgagtgtagtggtacaggccaggtgcacacagagagacagtgaagaAATGAGAGGAAACCGAATGACAACGTTAATAACATGAATGATCACTGCAGAGatgctgtcatcagtcaggaacataccaatcatggtattgtttctGTTGTGGGCGATTATTTATACGTAACTAAAGATagtgaaggcttgaacactgcttcgtcTTTTCTGTCCCGGgtgaatgtgcccctctgacagaacacttggccccagccaggcccccccaGTGATGTTGTTCTAGAAGCACCACTGTTCCTCtcaacttcctgtttgtgtagttactgctgtctgtctttgtaaaGCAGGACAGCTGATAATATTTAGAGAAACTGAAAACCTTCAGCTCTACGCAGACAGGAAGTTCCTCTCAGGACAAATGTTGAACTGAGCTCCGAATATATCAGTCAATTGTACTGAATGTGTTGAATTCAGTATTAAAGTGgaattaaacatgtttaaccTGCTTTAAAAATATCGTCACTCTAATGACAATATAAGGGTAGCaggattattatattatttattattatttgtttttctgcgGTTCAAACCTGAattctgttattattttattatattattgatattgatattatatatgatgttaaCAAGAACCAGAGGGTTTGTGATGGTATTACTTGCCATTAGTTCATCAGTTTTATTTCTTACTATGATTTGAATAAGTAAGAAGCAGCTAACAGCCACATGCTACAGTTATACGAGGGACTGCAGATAAGCCCTGGGGAAATGAGCTTCTCCTACATATTCATATACTATGCAGAGCTGCACAAACACCATATTTATCACTTGATGCCTGATGTTACTCACTCATATTGATGTTCTCTCTTCAACCTTCCTGTGTCACTGGCAGCTTCAGGTGCTCAGGTGTAAACATAGTGCAGATGGGATTTACAGTCgggctgtgtattggcaagaatctggcCAGAATGAAAAAGGAAGAACTCAAAAGGTATAAAAGGGACAATTGATGCTACAAGTGAcggatatttatttattgtgtggaTGCAAAAGTGCAGagtgcaaaaaacaaacagagacaaacagaagtTGATAAACAGGACAGCAAAGTCAGCGTCCAAATGACAACACCTGTCAATGTCCAAGCTCTCCATCTGAAGCCATGTCAGCTGTCTGACAGCGATGTCGGGCGGTTGGTCAACAGTAGACAACGCTTCTTAAAGTTTGGACACTTGCAGAAACGCTGCAATGTTACATTCCTTTTAGAAATCAAATAAAGAGTTGGTGTCCATGTGAGCCAAAGTGTTTCTGTATGAGCATTAAATCCAAACCTTCCTGCTTCAATAAAGACTGGAGCCTTCAGCTTCCAGCAGCAGTGGGTTTGTGGAAGAAGCTGTGGATTTGCTGAGCCGCAGCCTGACCCACAATGTGCTCCAGCTGGTCGGGGGCGGCGTTGCAGAGCTGGTGGATGCTGGAGAAGTGCTGCAGCAGGGCCAGAGCTTTGACCCTGCCGACCCCAGGGACATGCTGCACCAGAGCCAGGACCAGTGGGTCCAACAGCAGAGAGGAACTCCTGCTCCTGAAGGGGTTCTCTCTGCCCTCCCCGTCAACCTGGAGACACACAAATGCAGGTTCATGCAGCTTTTTAActaattcaagcactttcaaggaaCATCAAGTAAAAGCTCTCCAGACTCTGGAAGCTTCATCATCACGTCTACAGTGTCACTATAAATGCAGAGTGtacagaatcacacacacacacacaccacacacacacacacacacacacacacacacacacacacacacacacacacacacacacacacacacacacacacacacacacacacacacacacacacacacacacacatcagtggaTATTGTCTTTGTGTTCATATTAACTTTGTATTTTTGGATCATGATTATTTAATGCTTATCTGTGGATCTGCTTTCTGTGAtgagacaacaaacacacatgatgacgggattgtttcatttcaacagTAAAACCTTTTTGGTTTACATGAGATTCTGTTGGAAATGAAGCATTTTGAAGCAGTTTATTCAGTTTGAAGCGTATTCCTGACCTTGAAGACACAACGCTTCAAATGAAGCATTTTCCAAACTCTAAAGACTTTTTACAAATCCTGCAAATGGGACTTGTGTCACATGAATGTGTCATCAACTGTGCACCTGCAGGCTGTGAATGCCACATGCAGTCCTGATATGAGTGTGAACAAAGCCTTCCTCCTTAATACTGGAGTTGAGCAGAAAGAAGGAAACAGTGAGAATAGTGAGGATACATCATGTCATCAACAAACATCTGCTTAAAGAAGAAGAGCAGGGGACACTGAATGACACAGATAAGAGGACGTTTCTAAAGAAGCCGTACAAAGAATCACAGTTGTATTTATTGGTTTGTCTTCATCACTCACCATCTGACTGATGAGCTGCGAGGCCTCAGTCTGCCCGCTGACCGGCAGCAGAGTCAATCCGAGGTCCAACACCACAAACTTCTGCACCGCAGAGAAGTACTGCTCACTGAGTCTGGTGTTCTCCACCAACACCAGCTCCTggaaactgctgctgctctttaaAACAAGAGGGACACAGTTCATATCAGCCAGAACAACATCAGCAAAACGGCTTCGTCTGTTGTCTCGTTAAACTCACGTTTCTGTAGCGAACCAGTTTCCTCTTGTAGCCGTTTCCTGCTATGATGTCGCACTCAGACACGTACAGGATGCAGCTTTTGTTGGGCAGGTGGAAATCTGCCACGCCAAGCTCATTCTCAAAGAGGGTTTTCACTCCTCCACCTACAGCACAAACAGAGCtcattagagctgcaaccatCAGTCGACTGATGCATCAGTCCATCGACAGAACAATAACACACTGTTTAGATAATACATCAACTGGAAACTCACTTTTTACACAaagatggcagaaaatgctgcttTCAGCGTCTCagatgtggagatttcctgcttttctctgttttatatcacattaaagtgataaaacaagacatttacttGGACTTTGAGAGACTGGAAGTCATTGTTCactatgttctgacattttatagatcaaacgATTCATCTAGAAAATATTCAGCAGATTGTTCGATAATGAAACAAAAGGTTAGTTGCAGCCAAATTCTTCACGAGGTCATTTCCTTTACTTTGAGACTGAAACATTGTTAGTATTTAACAAAGACGGAGACAAGAACATGTCATTGTTCCATCTTCTTTGTCAGGGAGCATTTGGCATTCAACAgacttttaaagcttttattgtgagcAGAGAACATGAAAGATATCACAAACTGGAGGACGCATGAAGCACACAttcaataatgtaatgtacattgTGCAACCAAAGAAATAGAATCCTTACATCAAACTTAATGTTCATTATGAATCTTAGTCTGGCCAACACATGTAACAAAGGTGTAGGGCAGCaactaaacatttatttactatCGATTCATGTGAAACGGATCTTAATGAATCATTTAGTACAGAACATGTCAGAGAGTCAAAGGAAACGCACCATTTTCAGTCCAGGTTGACAtattcacattttctgttttgtttgagtttaggcttaataaaactaaattaaaccgTTTTAAATTGATGACATTTGAGCCGAATTGAAGATTGTATGAAGTATTAGAAACAGGTTGAACAGTGATATTCTAAACGGCATGTTTACCTGCATTTAAGCGAAACTAACTTTAAACATCGATATTTTTAATGGCGTCTGGCACAAGTTTGTAACAGACGTCAGCAAACGTtacatgttaaaatgttgtcattcggctgttttaataaaatgaattaatataaatgaatgaatagtaataaaaaataaacatttaattaccCTTTAAACTTTGAATGAGGGACGAATTCCTCCATTTCTCGCTGGCTATAACATGTCCGTAAGGAGGAACCGCATTCAGCAGAGAAGGCGCTTTGGTGTCCATGTAGACACACAGAACTGTTTCACCGTCTTAATGTGGTTACATACACACTTATTAAACTCTCTCGGGATAGTATATACAGGGAGATAACTGTGTCCATGCAGCGGTTTGTTTTGTTGCCTCCAAAACCTCCAAATCTCTTCTTCGTCTGCAGCTCGTTGGTGTCGGTGAGGAgcaggtgtctgtgtgtcgCCCCCTGCAGGACAAGAGGGGAAGTGCATCCTCCACACACTGGCTTGTTTCAGATCCAGGACCATTACAGGAATAATTCTCGTTAACGATCCTACTTATGTAAAAATACATAAGTATTAGTGCCCTCTGTGCTGCACTTATGCAGCTTTCCCCCCTGTGCGttctcatgtggactttcaagGTATCATTACGCTGGAGTGATTTTTTGCAAGTCTTCCAAGAATATGGATTCTTATATGACGGTTCAATGATGATTTCTGAGTGAATCTTTTAACACACGtgttgcaagaatatggcttctcacctgtgtggattctcagatGTTTCTCTAGTGATGATTTATACTGAAAGTCTTTTCCACacgtgtcacattttaaaggctgtttacctgtgtgagtatcacagtgcatctctgacaggtgagggttgtctacattgttactgtgacttgtgcTTTCATGATGTAGAGTCTGTTGACTTGGCTCTGCAttagttgagcctgagtctccatgcttgcctccgttctgatcttggctctcagctacatgagagttgtgagagaggagctggtggtcactttcctcatcaggaggagtcaacataaaggtatcagtctcctgcttcagtacaagctgctctccctcctgactggtgcagaaAACTTCTCTCAAACTAGAGTCTCATGTTCCCCTGGgacattttaaatctttattatcagtttgttgtttatcatgttcctctctgggaaccatcaccttatcgtggtggagaggtttgtgtgtccctatgaacctgagagctgtgttgtctggagcctagtgctcctggtagggtctcccaaggcaaattggtctcaggtgaggggccagactaagaatggttcaaaaacgacttcatgaaagaaagggaaaggaaaggagagaccctgcccggaggaagcccggggcccccgtctggagccaggcccagagggagggcccgacagcgagcgcctggtggccgggtttgccacggagcccggtcgggcacagccctgaagaagctacgtggtgcctcccatccatccatcctgtgggcccaccactcatgggaaaaaccgctagggtcgggtgcgctgtcacatgggtggcagtgatggtcagggacctcgacggaccagacccgggcagcagaggctggctctggggacgtggaacgtcacctctctatgggggaaggagccggaactagtgcgggag
This window contains:
- the LOC115009237 gene encoding Fanconi anemia core complex-associated protein 24-like; its protein translation is MDTKAPSLLNAVPPYGHVIASEKWRNSSLIQSLKGGGVKTLFENELGVADFHLPNKSCILYVSECDIIAGNGYKRKLVRYRNSSSSFQELVLVENTRLSEQYFSAVQKFVVLDLGLTLLPVSGQTEASQLISQMVDGEGRENPFRSRSSSLLLDPLVLALVQHVPGVGRVKALALLQHFSSIHQLCNAAPDQLEHIVGQAAAQQIHSFFHKPTAAGS